CGGTACGGGTTTTCAAAGTATCCAGTCGTTGTTTGCCATTGCCCCCGGAGGATTATTCGGACATGGCTTCGGCAACAGCCGGCAAAAGTTCCTGTACTTGCCCGAACCGCAAAACGATTTTATATTTTCCATCATTGCAGAAGAAATCGGATTTATAGGTGCGGCATCCATCGTCGTGCTGTTCATTCTGTTATTTGCTTCGGCATTTGGTATCGCGATTCGTCTCGGTAACTGGAACTCATTTTTAATAGTCACCGGTATGGTGTCCATGATTACTTTTCAAACATTTTTAAATATGGGAGTCGTATCAGGTTTGCTGCCTGTAACAGGAGTGACGCTGCCTTTTATCAGTTACGGGGGATCTTCGCTGTTAACCACGTGGCTGGCTGTCGGAACAATCCTGCACTACTCTGCGAATAAAAGGGCAGGATGAAGGGAGAACAGGATATGGATAAAATAATTGATATTGAAGACCGAATTCCCTCGATGCGTAAAAAGCGAAGAAGAAGAGCTAATATCAGCTTCCTGATTCTAGTCGTGATATTCGTTCTTGTTCTTCTGGCCTTGCTGTATTTCCAATCCTCATTAAGCGATGTGTCGGATATATCAATTAATGAGACTATTTTACATGACAGTGAGGAATATATAGATCAGAGCGGATTATATAAAGGACAGTCGCTATGGGGATTCCGCACAAAAGACATTGAAAATAACATAATGAAAATCCCTGGCGTGAAGGAAGTGAGCGTCAAAAGGGATTTTTATCATGATGTGTCGATAACCGTAACGGAATGGGAGCCGGTTGCTTATATAGAAAATAAGACGCGATATGACCTGCTCCTGGAGAATGGGGAGCGCATCGAAACTGGTGATCCAGAAATCCTTTCACATGCCCCAATTCTGTCTGGGTTTACCGATGCGGATGTAACAGAACGGATGATTGACCAGCTTCAGAAGATGGACAGTTCCGTTTTCGAGCTGCTGTCAGAACTTCATTTTGCAGGACAGGAAAAAATAGATGTTTTTATGAACGATGGATATGAAGTGCACGCTGTTATTTCAGGCTTTGCGGAAAAAATGTCTTATTATCCGGATATTATCGCACAATTGCCGAAAGATGAAAAAGGTGTGCTGGATATCGAGATTGGCGTGTATTTTAAAAAATACTCGGATTATTATAAAGAGCCCGAGCCTGTAAAAGTCGAAATTCCTCAGATTGACGAAAAGACCGATGAAAAGACAGACGAAAAAACTGATGAAGAACAGGCGCCGCCTGTCGAAATGGAACGGAAAGAGGAGGGAGAAAGTGGGCAAGGGACTGAAGAAAACTAGGGAAAAACGAGGCAAGCAGTTAGTGTTCTCTGTCGTCTTTCTAGTACTGGGCTTCATGCTTGCATTTTCTTACCGGACAATCGGCAGTAAGCAACAAGTGCTGGATCCTGAACAATCCAGTATATTTCTTCAGGAAGAACGATATCGTGAAGATTTAATTGAGCAGCAGGAACGCAATAAAGAATTGACCGGCGAATTACTTGAAAAACAAAAACGGGTACATGATTTCGAACAGGAGTTTTCCGACAAAGAAAAAAAACATGCGGTTCTTGTAGAAAAAGCACGTGATTTACGATTATTGCTGGGCTTTGTTCCTTCAGAGGGAGAAGGCGTCAAAGTGACACTTGAAGATGCGGATTATGACCCATCGGTTCAAAATCCAAATGATTATATCGTTCATGAGAGTCATGTCTTGCGCGTCATTAATGAATTGAAAATCGCAGGTGCACAAGGAATGACCATCAACGGGCAGCGGATTAATTCGAATTCGTACATAAAATGTACAGGCCCTGTTATTATGATTGATGGCAGAACCTTTCCGGCACCTTTTATTATAGAAGCAGTTGGGGATCCGAAAGTGCTGTCACCGGCACTGCATCTGAAAGGCAGTGTCATTGACGGATTGCAAAGGGATAACATTGTCGTCACAGTAGAGGAAATGAAGGAAATTCAACTGCCTGCGATTCGTGACGAAGTATGATGGATTGTGGGGGGGTAGAGTGAAACGGAACACACACTGGAAGTTCACTTTGATTCTCGGTATAGTAGGGTTTGTATTAGCGTTACAATATAATTCTATGAATACCACATCAACACGTGATACACGAGATTTGTGGGCGATCCGTAAAGAATTGTCCAATGAAAAGAAAATTCACTCTGAACTGTTGGAAGAAATCAGGGAAATAGATCAAACACTTGCATCCTATACTGCATCGCCTGAGGCAAACGCAGCTGAAGTGCTGCAAAACACACTGGACAAGCTGTATAAACAAGCTGGATTCATGCCAATTACCGGACCGGGATTTGTAATCGAAGTAGCCCCGTCCCCAGAGTCTATTGCGTTCGGTTATGACATAGAACCTGTTTCATCTGAATTGCTGGCCTGGTTTATTAATGTGATCAATCAGCACCAAGGGAACGAGCTGGAAATTGACGGCAAACGTTTCACTACACTGAGTTGGATCCGGGACGTCAACGGCAATCTGACTGTCAGCGGAGAAATCGTTTCCACACCGCCGTTTAACATAAAAGTCGTTTCTCCAACGATGGAAGACAGTGAAAAGCTGTATAATTTATTATTGACAACTACAATCCAGGATGAATTCTATCTAGATGACTTAGTTTTGTCAATTAGTGAACCAACGGACCGTATTACGTTAGAGGGCTGGACCGGCGGTTTTGAAAACCAATTTTTAAAAGAACAAACAAAGGAGTAATGACAATATGTGGCTACCCTTACTTGGGCTCCTCCTTGGCATTTCACTAGGTTTGCTCTCGGATATACAGATCCCGCAGGTGTATAATAATTATTTAACTATTGCGATTCTCGCTGCATTTGATACACTATTTGGTGGAATCAGAGCCTATCTGCAGCAAGTATACGACGACCAGATTTTCGTCACAGGATTTTTCTTTAACTTGCTTTTGGCAGCGGGACTTGCTTTCCTTGGTGTACATTTAGGCGTAGATTTATATTTGGCGGCTGTCTTTACGTTTGGTGTACGATTATTCCAAAACATTGCTGTCATCCGCAGAATCTTGCTGACAAAATGGACGTCCAGAAACAAAAATCCTAATACAAATGCCTGAAAGTAAATTTTTTTAGAAGAGGGTGTTGAAAATATTTAGACAAAGCAGTCATAATACAATAGAATGGAAGTTACTAGTTACATTAAGGAGGTGTCAATAATTGAGTAAATCAAATCATTACGTATCACTAGATATAGGATCGTCCACAATTAAAGTCTTAATTGGTGAGATGGATCAAAATGCCCTGCACGTAATTGGCGTGGGGAATGTACAATCAGCCGGAATCCGCAAAGGCACAATTATTGATATTGATGCCACTGTACAATCGATCCGTAAAGCGATTGAACAGGCTGAACGAATGACAGGCCTGAAAATTGAAGAAGTAGTTCTTGGCATCCCGGCGAACGGCGTCCAGTTCCAAAACGTCAAAGGCGTGGTGGCTGTGAACTCCGAAAATCGTGAAATTACTGATGACGATTTAGAAAGAGTAATGAAATCATCGCAAGTGATGAATGTTCCGCCGGAAAGAG
The Sporosarcina sp. P33 genome window above contains:
- a CDS encoding cell division protein FtsQ/DivIB; this translates as MDKIIDIEDRIPSMRKKRRRRANISFLILVVIFVLVLLALLYFQSSLSDVSDISINETILHDSEEYIDQSGLYKGQSLWGFRTKDIENNIMKIPGVKEVSVKRDFYHDVSITVTEWEPVAYIENKTRYDLLLENGERIETGDPEILSHAPILSGFTDADVTERMIDQLQKMDSSVFELLSELHFAGQEKIDVFMNDGYEVHAVISGFAEKMSYYPDIIAQLPKDEKGVLDIEIGVYFKKYSDYYKEPEPVKVEIPQIDEKTDEKTDEKTDEEQAPPVEMERKEEGESGQGTEEN
- a CDS encoding DUF881 domain-containing protein, with amino-acid sequence MGKGLKKTREKRGKQLVFSVVFLVLGFMLAFSYRTIGSKQQVLDPEQSSIFLQEERYREDLIEQQERNKELTGELLEKQKRVHDFEQEFSDKEKKHAVLVEKARDLRLLLGFVPSEGEGVKVTLEDADYDPSVQNPNDYIVHESHVLRVINELKIAGAQGMTINGQRINSNSYIKCTGPVIMIDGRTFPAPFIIEAVGDPKVLSPALHLKGSVIDGLQRDNIVVTVEEMKEIQLPAIRDEV
- a CDS encoding DUF881 domain-containing protein codes for the protein MKRNTHWKFTLILGIVGFVLALQYNSMNTTSTRDTRDLWAIRKELSNEKKIHSELLEEIREIDQTLASYTASPEANAAEVLQNTLDKLYKQAGFMPITGPGFVIEVAPSPESIAFGYDIEPVSSELLAWFINVINQHQGNELEIDGKRFTTLSWIRDVNGNLTVSGEIVSTPPFNIKVVSPTMEDSEKLYNLLLTTTIQDEFYLDDLVLSISEPTDRITLEGWTGGFENQFLKEQTKE
- a CDS encoding small basic family protein, translating into MWLPLLGLLLGISLGLLSDIQIPQVYNNYLTIAILAAFDTLFGGIRAYLQQVYDDQIFVTGFFFNLLLAAGLAFLGVHLGVDLYLAAVFTFGVRLFQNIAVIRRILLTKWTSRNKNPNTNA